The Medicago truncatula cultivar Jemalong A17 chromosome 4, MtrunA17r5.0-ANR, whole genome shotgun sequence genome includes a region encoding these proteins:
- the LOC11445417 gene encoding rac-like GTP-binding protein RAC1: protein MSGSRFIKCVTVGDGAVGKTCLLISYTSNTFPTDYVPTVFDNFSANVVVDGSTINLGLWDTAGQEDYNRLRPLSYRGADVFLLAFSLISKASYENIAKKWIPELRHYAPGVPIILVGTKLDLRDDSQFFQDHPGAAPITTAQGEELRKLIGAPVYIECSSKTQKNVKAVFDSAIKVVLQPPKQKKTKRKGQKACSIL from the exons ATGAGTGGTTCCAGGTTCATCAAGTGTGTCACTGTTGGTGATGGTGCCGTTGGAAAGACTTGTTTGCTTATCTCCTACACCAGCAACACTTTCCCTACG GACTATGTGCCGACTGTCTTTGACAATTTCAGTGCAAATGTAGTTGTGGATGGGAGCACTATAAATCTCGGGTTGTGGGATACTGCTG GCCAAGAAGATTACAATAGATTAAGACCCTTAAGCTATCGTGGAGCAGATGTTTTCCTGCTTGCTTTTTCTCTCATAAGCAAGGCCAGCTATGAAAATATTGCCAAAAAA TGGATTCCTGAGTTGAGGCATTATGCTCCTGGTGTTCCAATTATTCTCGTTGGAACAAAACTTG ATCTTCGGGATGATAGCCAGTTCTTTCAAGACCATCCTGGTGCGGCGCCAATCACCACAGCACAG GGTGAGGAACTGAGAAAACTTATCGGTGCTCCAGTTTACATTGAATGTAGTTCCAAAACACAGaag AATGTGAAGGCTGTTTTTGATTCGGCCATCAAAGTAGTTCTACAGCCACCaaagcaaaagaaaacaaagagaaaggGGCAAAAAGCCTGTTCCATTTTGTGA